The stretch of DNA AAATTTTTTTACCAACTATAGCCGCTGCCGTATCCATAAAAACTCATTCTACCAAAAAATTACTTTATACAAGAGATGATTCGAACTCCAGACTAATTCCTATTCGTACGCCAACCAAGCTTGTTATTGGGTTTTTATCCTGGGCACAAAGTAGTaaatttttactcttttttcatcattttcatccCCCGTTCACCTCACTCACATGCAACGGTTTCCTCTTGTATTAGCACTACCCAACTCAGTCTTATCTTACAGCTGACCCCATCCCATCCCAATTCACTCTTATGGACACTCTATATATAGCCCACCCTACCATTCTTATACACAACTTCAATTCAATCCAATTCATTCTTCATAATTTAccagaaaattaagaaatataaagATCATGGCAAAGTTATCTAGCAGGGCAAATGGGAAGAGAAAGAGTGGCATGAACCTCAAGGTAGTGGTAGAAAAGCTTCAAAAGAGTTTTGTACTGGGCAAGAGCAAGAGGTCAGTGGCGAATCATGTGGATGAGTTTGAGGACTCCAAGGATGTTACTAATGACGTTAAAGCAGCGCATTTCGCGGTGATGGTGGTGGACGATGATGAGAGGCGGCTTAAGAGATTCATCGTTCCACTGAGTTGTTTGAGGCATCCTTGTTTCTTAAGGTTGTTGGAAAAGGCTGCAGAGGAGTATGGGTTTGAACATGAAGGCGCACTCATGCTTCTTTGCAGCCCAACTGAGTTGGAGAACATTATTGCCAAGCAAAAGCAATGTAATGGAAAACCAGATTGGAATTCTCCTACAAGTCAAGAGCTCTGATCTatgtttgaattaaatatatatggagATGTTTGTAGAGATAGATTGTTCAGTTTCAttctttaatagttaatacaattcaatttttatcaatgtTTCAGTGTTTAATAACTCAACCACTCCTACCTGAAGTGACACTGTAAGTGAAATGCATCGGTATTGTGACTCTAATCAGCAATAGAACTTTAGAACATTTtgattatcaagtcaattaCTCATTATCTCGACTGGAGTGGTTTCTATATATAGTCAGCCTAGTTTTACATAAAGAGACCTAGCAACTTAATTATTATGGCTAGTCAAACTCAAAAcaccaaagagtgtaaaatgtagggaaaatattggaccgaaaggtaaatttttctagtaaacttctcaggtgagccgaaaagtaaaatctcgtcaatgtttcctgcaatattttctgtatttgatttcgaagtaattattaaattttatattaatttaaattatttaagatattttatgacatcttttatatgttttcctcttcttattttttttattaattattaaggaaagtataatttattttgtaatgtggacatattatttttaataattttgatttaattaaattataccttaattataaaaatcctacctaataattttagtatattacacgagacacaataattattataaataatgtttaataattgtcaatttgtattcaaaaataaaatttatagttaattttttaagtcaatcataaaatcttttgtgctgtgagcacattatttttaattatttgagtttaataatattatatcttatttataaaaaaatccaaagtaatatatttagtactacggatgtgactaagaattattttaatcggtgcttaaaaaatgagtatttataaaatttacgaaagttattgtaaatctgcataggaatagtttgtaaaaaagttaaaaaattttaggatggattgcacgattttaactatttatatttgtaagaaaaaaaaatgtatagaaattcaaattttatagagtctaaaaaatgaaaataaacaaaaatgaaataaataaaatagtttttcccaaaatggtcccttgactattctcaaaatggtccctcaactatttctcaatatttattaggctaacaataggtaaatggacgaaaatgccctccattttaacactgatttgacggaatatgtaacggaggaccaaattgggtgagtttttgaaagtcgagggaccacattaggtgcaattgaaagtcgaaatgcaaatttgagaatgagcaatagtcgagggaccattttgggaaaaaactatTTTCAACCATTACACCAAATGTTAttctacactaaaataattttatttttcaaaatttaaaagtttattagtTCGACTTTAATtactttaatataaaatataatttatcatataaataataatattttagtacaatttaaatttgttaaaattatgaTTTAGGTGCCAATGACCTAGTGGTTTAGTAGCACCAGATTGCTCTCTTATATactgtattgtaatagagtcaatagtattaaaaaaaattatgatttaggtaatttaatttttaattaatataaattcaatattacttttgttttaattgtttttgatCAAATATtctaaatgatataatttatgattaataacataaaacttatgtataaatattta from Ipomoea triloba cultivar NCNSP0323 chromosome 7, ASM357664v1 encodes:
- the LOC116026000 gene encoding auxin-responsive protein SAUR22-like, with protein sequence MAKLSSRANGKRKSGMNLKVVVEKLQKSFVLGKSKRSVANHVDEFEDSKDVTNDVKAAHFAVMVVDDDERRLKRFIVPLSCLRHPCFLRLLEKAAEEYGFEHEGALMLLCSPTELENIIAKQKQCNGKPDWNSPTSQEL